The proteins below are encoded in one region of Glandiceps talaboti chromosome 17, keGlaTala1.1, whole genome shotgun sequence:
- the LOC144448177 gene encoding adenosine deaminase-like: MTQTRDTMNTFKNQVELHCHLDGSIRCSTLYDLAKKRDSFYGKKPFEDFIKDVTYTGIGNLTKCLEVFGRFLPWLVGDQEAVERIAYELCEDKAKDGVAYIEARYCPHLFANDNIVALKQTGGDVSPRDVVTWVNEGLRRGSKEFGIVAKSILCCYRGFQDWSQDIVELCKEFHNDTVVGIDLCGDEKIPPCKQDIDAFLEAERCGIHRTVHAGESGPASNVVEALDVLKAERIGHGYRVLDDTKLYERIKEKRIHLEVCLTSSYHTGTIGTDDFSKHPAVKFAADNVNFSLNTDDDSVFQTTLTKEFDVAFNKMGLDEAQLSTITSNAARSVFLSADEKQHLLRQLKIDRDE, from the exons atgacacagacaagAGATACTATGAATACTTTCAAAAACCAG GTGGAGTTACATTGCCATTTAGACGGTAGCATCAGATGTTCAACTCTGTATGACTTGGCCAA GAAAAGAGACTCCTTTTATGGAAAGAAGCCATTTGAAGATTTTATTAAAGATGTAACCTACACTGGAATAGGAAATCTTACCAAATGTCTAGAAGTGTTTGGACGATTTCTTCCTTGGCTTGT TGGTGATCAGGAAGCAGTGGAAAGAATAGCATACGAACTATGTGAAGACAAAGCTAAGGATGGGGTGGCTTACATCGAAGCACGATACTGCCCTCACCTGTTTGCTAATGACAATATCGTGGCCTTAAAACAAACCGGTGGAGATGTTTCCCCACGTGATGTGGTTACTTGGGTTAACGAAGGTCTACGTAGAGGAAGCAAAGAGTTTGGAATCGTGGCTAAAAGTATTCTTTGTTGTTATCGTGGATTTCAAG ATTGGTCTCAGGATATTGTTGAACTCTGCAAGGAGTTTCATAACGACACAGTGGTTGGTATTGATCTGTGCGGAGATGAAAAGATCCCTCCGTGTAAACAAGACATCGATGCTTTCCTA GAAGCTGAACGTTGTGGCATTCACCGTACTGTACATGCTGGAGAGTCAGGACCTGCTTCAAATGTCGTAGAAGCACTTGATGTGTTGAAGGCCGAGAGAATTGGACACGGATATCGAGTACTAGATGATACCAAACTATATGAACGTATCAAGGAGAAAAGAATCCATCTAGAAGTATGCTTAACTTCTAGTTATCATACTGGGACCATAGGAACTGACGATTTTAGTAAACATCCTGCTGTCAA GTTTGCGGCAGACAATGTTAACTTTTCTCTGAACACAGATGATGACAGTGTATTCCAGACAACACTGACTAAAGAATTCGATGTGGCGTTCAACAAAATGGGTCTAGATGAAGCTCAGTTGTCAACGATT ACAAGTAATGCTGCTAGATCTGTGTTCCTGTCTGCTGACGAAAAGCAACACTTGCTTCGGCAATTGAAAATTGACCGAGATGAATAG